From the Acidimicrobiales bacterium genome, the window CGACGTGCTGCTCGATGCGTTCACCGAGGCAACCGGTGGTGCGCCGCCGGCCGACCATCGCACCACCGTGCAGCACAGCCAGCTGACCCGGCGCGACCAGTACGAGCGCATGGCGGAGCTCGGCATGTGCGCCAACCTGTTCTCGAACCACTTCTGGTACTGGGGCGATCAGCACGTCGACCTGACCGTCGGACCCGAGCGGGCGGCGAAGATGAACGCCGCCGCGACGGTGCTCGAGCTCGGGATCCCGCTCTCGATCCACTGCGACGCTTCGGTCACCCCACTCGGCTCCCTTCACGTGGCGTGGTGCGCAGCGAACCGGCAGACCGCGACGGGTCGTGTCCTCGGTCCCGAGGAACGTCTCGACGTGGCGCAAGCCCTGCACGCCGTGACGATGGGCGCGGCTCACCAGCTCCGCATGGACGACGAGGTCGGATCGATCACCCCCGGCAAGCGGGCCGACTTCGTGGCCCTCGACGCCGACCCCTTCGAGGTCGGTGCAGCTGACCTACGCGACATCGGCGTGCTCGGCACGGTGCTCGATGGGCGCCACCACCCGGTCGGGTGACGACCGCGCGGATCCCGCTCACCGTGGTCGGCGGCTACCTCGGGGCCGGCAAGACGACATTGATCAATCGGATCCTGACCGGTGAGCACGGTCGGCGCATCGCAGTGATCGTCAACGACTTCGGCGACGTGGCGATCGACGAGTCGTTGATCGTCGGCGCCGAGGGCGGGGTGCGGGCGCTCGCCAACGGATGTGTCTGTTGCAGCGCCGTCGACGGACTCGCAACGGCACTCGCCGAGGTCGCTGGGCTCGAGCCGGCCCCCGAGCACCTCGTGATCGAGGTCAGCGGTGTCGGCGATCCGTGGGCGGTCGCCCAGTGGGGGCGCACGCCGGGCTACGAGCTCGACGGTGTGGTGGTCGTGGTCGATCCCTTCGCCATCCGTCGTTGGGCGGACGACCGGTACGTGGGCGACACCGTTCGGGGGCAGCTCGCGTCCGCCGACGTGGTCGTGGTCAGCCATGCCGATGACGCGCCGCCGGACATGATCATCGGCGTGCAGGCCTGGCTGCGAGATCTCGTCGACGGTCCCGTCCTCGTCGGTGCCGCACATGTGCTCGAGCTGGTGGCGCCGCGTTCGGCCGGCCGCGCATCGGCTCCGCCGGCCCACGCACAACACCGGGCTCACGATTTCGTCCCTCGGTCGGCGACCCGGGCCGAAGTGCAGGAGTGGCTCGCGGGCGCTCCACCGACGGTCGTTCGGGTGAAGGGTTTCGTCGACGGCCCCGACGGCGCGTTCGTCGCCCAGCGGTTCGGACACCGGGACGAGATCCGCCGATGCGATCCCGGTGCCGAACCGTGGGTCACCGTCATCACGGTCGGCACCGATGACGTGCCGACCGTGACGCGGTGGTGTGCCGCCCTGTCGTGAACTCTTGGCGCCTGCGGGTGGCTATGACACGGCGACGTCGTCGTCGACGATCAGGAGGAACGCCACGGAGTTCCACCCGCCCGGCACCGACGCGTTCGTCGGACTCATGATGCGCACGCCCGCCCATTCCGCTCCGAAGAGCAGGCCGGGCTCCGCGGTGGTGTCGCCGATGACCTCCACCGGGATCGACTGTGACGTTTCCCCGGGAGCGAAGGTCACGGTGCCGGCGGTGGGCACGAAATCGGCGGCGCCGCCGTCGATCACGCCGCCGGCCGGGGCCGAGACGTAGTCGACCGTGACGGTCTTGGCGGACGGGGCGGAGAGTTCGACGATGATCTCGGCGGTCGTCGTGCCCACATCACCTTCGGTCGTCACCACCGACACCGGGGTGGCCACCGGCGGGTCGTCGTCGTCGAGTAGCACGACGTAGGCGAGTTCACCGGGCGTGAACGTCGCACCGGTTGCCCCGGTGATCTCGACCCACGCCGCCTCGTCCTCCTCGTCGATGTCGTCGCCGAAGATCGTGAGCTCGATGAACCCTTCGACGCTGCCGGCGGGGATGACGACCTGACCGGACGCCGACGGGTAGTCGACCCCGAGCGTGGCGGTGAACGGGTTGGCGGGCTGAGCCGTCGTTGCCCACGACACCGTGACGGGCGTCGCCGATGGCTCGGACAGTTCCAGGGGGATCAGCACGGTGGACGACTCGCCGGCGTCGCCCTCGTCGAATCCGAAGCCGAACGGTGATGACACGCTCGGCAGGCCTCCGACGGGCGGTTCCTCACCGACATCGACGGTCTTGGTGATCTCGGCGTCGCCACCGAACTCGTCCTGGACGTAGAGCGTGACGTCGACCTCGCCCAGTTCGGCGTAGGTGTGGGTGATGGTGGGGCCGCCCGAGTCGCTGTCGCCATCACCGAAGTCCCAGTACCAGTCGTAGATCTCGCTGTCGGCCGTGGTCGGCGATGCGTCGAACTCGACGGTGAACGGATCCTCGGAGTCGGGGTAGCTCCACGTGAAGTCCGGGTCGATGAAGCCGCTCACCTGGATGGTGTCGAGGGTCATCGCGATGTCGCCCTCGTCGTCGGTCACCGTCACGGAGACGTCGTAGTAGCCGGGCTCGTTGTAGATGTGCACCGGTGAGGGGTCGAACGAGATCGCCCCGTCGCCGAAGTCCCACGAGTACGACACGATGCCGTCGCCGGGACCGACCGGGTTGTACGGATCCGACAGATCGAGGTTGTCGGGGTCGTACGCGCCCGAGGCGTCGAAGTCGATCTCCAGCGGATTGGCGCTGACGTTGTCCCACGACAGCGACGAGATCGGTTGGCAGTCCTGCGCACCGAAGTCGACGAAGAGCTGTGGTTGGATCACGTACGGCAGGCTCGACGAGCCGAATCCGAGACCCAGGTCGCCCGAGACGTAGGTGAGCAGCGGAGCGATGTTGCCGATGAGGGGCAGACCCGTGCAGGGCACCGTGCGGGTGGTGGTGATCCTCACGGTGCACGAATAGCTGTCCGACGCGCAGTCGTCGGGGTCGAGGATCTCGTAGCTGAACCCCCAGTTGGCCCCCGTGCCGAAGGGCGCCACATAGCTCCGGTCGAACCAGGGGCGCCAGGCGATGTTGGAGAGGCAGCCGGGCGTGGTGGGCCCTTCGCTGCACGCGTTGTAGGCGTGCTCGGTCAACTCGAAGGTCAAGATGTCGCCGTCGGTGACGACCTGGGCGCCGGTCTGCCCGTTCACCGTCAGCGTGTATCCCGGTGGAGGGAAGTAGCCCTCGAACGGAGGATTGTTGTTGGCCGCACCGGCCTGGCCGACCGTTGTGGTGAGTGTGGCGATCATCGCGACCACCATCGCCACCCCCCACGAGAACTTCATTTTCCGCACGCGCCTGCCTCCTTGGTGAATTTCACCCAGCGTGACATTGCGGTACCAACAGATCGCCAACAGATCGCCAACGGACCACCGACACCCAGACCGGGTCGTTCGGACCATGTCGACAGGGTCATCGGTCACGGTTCGTCATGGGTCGTCCGGCCGTTTGCGGGGGCCCGATGCCGAGTCCTCGTCAAGATGAGGGCCGCGTCGCCCCGAAAGGACGGTGAACCACCCAGGGGACCCCTTCATGACGATTCGCGTCTTCATCATCGATGATCACGAGTTGCTTCGTGCCGGCCTCCGTGCGGTGCTCGAACGCGAGCCCGACATCGATGTGACCGGCGAGGCCGCCACGGTGCAGGACGGTCTCGTCGGGATCGAGCGGTGTCGTCCCGATGTCGTGCTCGTCGACCTGGTGCTTCCCGACGGGGACGGCCTCGAGGTGTGTGGGGCGGTCTCGGCCGACACCGAAGGTGTGCGCTGCCTGGTCCTGGCGTCGAGGTCCGACGACGAGGTGCTCGCATCGGTCATTCGTGCGGGAGCAGCCGGGTTCCTGCTGACGCACACGCCAGCGCGCGAACTCGTCCGATCGGTGCGGGTGATCGCCGGGGGCGGGTCCCTCATCGACCCGACCGTGATGGCGCGACTGCTCGAACGGCTCCGTGCAGGTCGGGCGGCGCCGTCCGATGCGTCGGTGCTCGAACAGTTGAGTCCGCAGGAACGCCGTCTGCTCGACCTTCTCGCTGAAGGACTCACCAACCGACAGGTCGCGGCGCGCATGGGGCTGGCCGAGAAGACGGTGAAGAACTATGTCTCCAACCTGTTGCGCAAACTCGACATGAACAGTCGGACCGAGGCCGCCGTCTTCGTGACGAGCCTACGGGCGGCCCGGCCCGGGCCTCGTCGCCGCAGCGCGGGGCCGGCGTCGATCGTCTGATCAGCTCCGTCCGCGCCCACGCCGCGCGGCGCTGCGGGCCAGGGTGTCCTCGGCCACCTCGTGGTGCTGTCGGTAACCGGCGATGAAGGCCTGTGCCGTCGCCGCGAAGGGAAGGGAGAGGAGGGCACCGACCACACCGAGCAACGCGGCTCCGGCCAGTACCGCGCCGAACGCGACGGCGACATGGATCTCCATCGAGTAGGCGGTGACCCTGGGTGCGAAGAGATAGTTCTCGATCTGCTGGTACACGACGATCACGACGAGCACGGCGAGCCCCTTCTTCGGGTCCTCGAGCAGGCCGATGATGACGGGGAGGAACCCGGCGATGTAGGTGCCGATCACGGGGATGAACTGTGAGATCACGCCGACCCAGAGGGCGAGCGGCAGCGGGAACGGGATGTCGATGATCTGGAAGGCGATCCAATGCGCTGCGGCCGAGAGCAGGGCGAGGATGCCGCGCGAGTAGATGTAGCCGCCGGTTTTTTGGATCGCGAGATCCCAGACGTCGAGCACCATCTCCTGACGCTCGGGTTCGAGGAACGAACAGATCGTGCGGCGCAGCTTGGGACCTTCGGCGACGAGATAGAAGGTGAACAAGGCGATCGTGAACGCCTGGAACACGATGTTGAGGACCGTCGTTCCCAGATTGACGATGTCGTCGGCGAAGCTCGTCGCGAGGTCCGCGGCACGACCGTCGTCGACGAACTGCTGCTGGAGTTTCCCGAGGTCGATCTCCTCGTCGATGTTCTCCTGCAGCCACACCTCCGCGTCCTCGATCAGTTGTGGCGCATCGTCGATGAACTCGTTGATCTGGGTCGCCAGCGCCGTGCCGATCGCCGCCGAGAAGCCGGCGATCGCGATCAGCATCACGACGTAGACGATCCAGACACCGCCGCCGCGGCGGACGCCGTGTCGCTCCAGGCGGTTCACGGCGGGTTCGATCGCGAAGCTGAGGAACAGCGAGATCAGTATGACGATCAGGAGTG encodes:
- a CDS encoding GTP-binding protein — protein: MTTARIPLTVVGGYLGAGKTTLINRILTGEHGRRIAVIVNDFGDVAIDESLIVGAEGGVRALANGCVCCSAVDGLATALAEVAGLEPAPEHLVIEVSGVGDPWAVAQWGRTPGYELDGVVVVVDPFAIRRWADDRYVGDTVRGQLASADVVVVSHADDAPPDMIIGVQAWLRDLVDGPVLVGAAHVLELVAPRSAGRASAPPAHAQHRAHDFVPRSATRAEVQEWLAGAPPTVVRVKGFVDGPDGAFVAQRFGHRDEIRRCDPGAEPWVTVITVGTDDVPTVTRWCAALS
- a CDS encoding PKD domain-containing protein, whose amino-acid sequence is MKFSWGVAMVVAMIATLTTTVGQAGAANNNPPFEGYFPPPGYTLTVNGQTGAQVVTDGDILTFELTEHAYNACSEGPTTPGCLSNIAWRPWFDRSYVAPFGTGANWGFSYEILDPDDCASDSYSCTVRITTTRTVPCTGLPLIGNIAPLLTYVSGDLGLGFGSSSLPYVIQPQLFVDFGAQDCQPISSLSWDNVSANPLEIDFDASGAYDPDNLDLSDPYNPVGPGDGIVSYSWDFGDGAISFDPSPVHIYNEPGYYDVSVTVTDDEGDIAMTLDTIQVSGFIDPDFTWSYPDSEDPFTVEFDASPTTADSEIYDWYWDFGDGDSDSGGPTITHTYAELGEVDVTLYVQDEFGGDAEITKTVDVGEEPPVGGLPSVSSPFGFGFDEGDAGESSTVLIPLELSEPSATPVTVSWATTAQPANPFTATLGVDYPSASGQVVIPAGSVEGFIELTIFGDDIDEEDEAAWVEITGATGATFTPGELAYVVLLDDDDPPVATPVSVVTTEGDVGTTTAEIIVELSAPSAKTVTVDYVSAPAGGVIDGGAADFVPTAGTVTFAPGETSQSIPVEVIGDTTAEPGLLFGAEWAGVRIMSPTNASVPGGWNSVAFLLIVDDDVAVS
- a CDS encoding response regulator transcription factor, which encodes MTIRVFIIDDHELLRAGLRAVLEREPDIDVTGEAATVQDGLVGIERCRPDVVLVDLVLPDGDGLEVCGAVSADTEGVRCLVLASRSDDEVLASVIRAGAAGFLLTHTPARELVRSVRVIAGGGSLIDPTVMARLLERLRAGRAAPSDASVLEQLSPQERRLLDLLAEGLTNRQVAARMGLAEKTVKNYVSNLLRKLDMNSRTEAAVFVTSLRAARPGPRRRSAGPASIV
- a CDS encoding AI-2E family transporter — its product is MPRWIVKAIALFWVGWLVVYLGTGMVRSLRPLLIVILISLFLSFAIEPAVNRLERHGVRRGGGVWIVYVVMLIAIAGFSAAIGTALATQINEFIDDAPQLIEDAEVWLQENIDEEIDLGKLQQQFVDDGRAADLATSFADDIVNLGTTVLNIVFQAFTIALFTFYLVAEGPKLRRTICSFLEPERQEMVLDVWDLAIQKTGGYIYSRGILALLSAAAHWIAFQIIDIPFPLPLALWVGVISQFIPVIGTYIAGFLPVIIGLLEDPKKGLAVLVVIVVYQQIENYLFAPRVTAYSMEIHVAVAFGAVLAGAALLGVVGALLSLPFAATAQAFIAGYRQHHEVAEDTLARSAARRGRGRS